A part of Fusarium graminearum PH-1 chromosome 3, whole genome shotgun sequence genomic DNA contains:
- a CDS encoding pyruvate dehydrogenase E1 component subunit alpha, which translates to MLSRALRLPRAVPMRTKLAAPAYTAVRSVTTDAASASLSHSVPKADDEPFSVNLSDESFETYELDPPPYTLEVTKKELKDMYREMVVTRQMEMAADRLYKEKKIRGFCHLSTGQEAVAVGIEHAITKEDDIITAYRCHGYALLRGASVRSIIGELLGRREGISYGKGGSMHMFAKGFYGGNGIVGAQVPVGAGLAFAHKYNNNKNASIILYGDGASNQGQVFEAFNMAKLWNLPALFGCENNKYGMGTAAARSSALTDYYKRGQYIPGLKVNGMDVLAVKAAVKYGKEYTAADKGPLVLEYVTYRYGGHSMSDPGTTYRTREEIQRMRSTNDPIAGLKQKILDWEITTEEELKKIDKEARAHVNEEVAAAEAMAAPEAKPEILFEDIYVRGSEPEYIRGRIPEENHYFQ; encoded by the exons ATGTTGTCTCGAGCTCTCCGACTTCCCAGGGCTGTGCCTATGCGCACCAAGCTCGCCGCTCCCGCTTATACCGCTGTTCGCTCCGTCACCACCGACGCTGCCTCTGCGTCCCTGAGCCACTCAGTCCCCAAG GCCGATGACGAGCCTTTCTCCGTTAACCTCAGCGATGAGAGCTTCGAGACTTATGAGCTGGACCCCCCTCCTTACACCCTGGAGGTGACcaagaaggagttgaaggataTGTACCGCGAGATGGTTGTCACCCG ACAGATGGAGATGGCTGCCGATCGTCTgtacaaggagaagaagattcgTGGTTTCTGCCATCTGTCCACCGGACAGGAGGCTGTTGCCGTTGGTATTGAGCATGCCATCACTAAGGAGGACGACATCATTACCGCCTACCGATGCCACGGTTATGCCCTTCTCCGTGGCGCCTCCGTCCGATCCATCATCGGTGAGCTGCTCGGCCGACGTGAGGGTATCTCATACGGCAAGGGTGGTTCCATGCACATGTTCGCCAAGGGCTTCTACGGCGGTAACGGTATCGTCGGTGCTCAGGTCCCCGTCGGTGCTGGTCTTGCCTTTGCTCACAagtacaacaacaacaagaacgctTCCATTATCCTCTACGGTGATGGTGCCAGCAACCAGGGTCAGGTCTTTGAGgctttcaacatggccaagctcTGGAACCTTCCCGCTCTCTTTGGTTGCGAGA ACAACAAATATGGCATGggtactgctgctgctcgttCTTCTGCCTTGACCGACTACTACAAGCGTGGTCAGTACATCCCTggtctcaaggtcaacgGTATGGATGTCCTCGCCGTCAAGGCTGCCGTCAAGTACGGTAAGGAGTACACCGCTGCCGACAAGGGTCCTCTCGTCCTTGAGTACGTCACATACCGATACGGTGGTCACTCCATGTCCGACCCCGGTACCACCTACCGAACCCGTGAGGAGATTCAGCGCATGCGCTCCACCAACGACCCTATTGCCGGACTCAAGCAGAAGATTCTGGACTGGGAGATCACaactgaggaggagcttaagaagattgacaaggaagCCCGCGCCCACGTCAACGAGGAggtcgctgctgctgaggccatGGCTGCGCCTGAGGCCAAGCCCGAGATTCTGTTCGAGGATATCTACGTCCGAGGATCCGAGCCCGAGTACATCCGTGGACGTATTCCTGAGGAGAACCACTACTTCCAGTAG
- a CDS encoding cell division control protein 42, producing the protein MAVVATIKCVVVGDGAVGKTCLLISYTTNKFPSEYVPTVFDNYAVTVMIGDEPYTLGLFDTAGQEDYDRLRPLSYPQTDVFLVCFSVTSPASFENVREKWFPEVRHHCPGVPCLIVGTQVDLRDDPSVREKLSKQKMQPVRREDGERMAKDLGAVKYVECSALTQYKLKDVFDEAIVAALEPPAPKKKSHKCLVL; encoded by the exons ATGGCGGTTGTCGCTACTATCAA GTGCGTCGTCGTTGGTGACGGTGCTGTTGGAAAGACTTGTCTTCTCATCAGCTATACAACAAACAAATTCCCATCCGAATATGTCCCGACTGTCTTCGACAACTACGCTGTCACTGTTAT GATCGGTGATGAGCCATACACTCTCGGACTATTTGATACCGCCGGTCAAGAAGATTACGACCGACTGCGACCTCTGTCATATCCCCAAACCGACGTTTTCCTTGTCTGCTTCTCCGTCACCTCGCCCGCTTCATTCGAAAACGTTCGCGAGAAATGGTTCCCCGAGGTCCGCCACCACTGCCCTGGTGTCCCCTGCTTGATTGTAGGCACTCAGGTCGACTTGAGAGATGATCCCAGCGTCCGTGAGAAGCTGTCAAAGCAGAAGATGCAACCAGTGCGACGAGAGGACGGTGAGCGAATGGCCAAAGACCTGGGCGCGGTCAAGTATGTCGAGTGCAGTGCCCTTACCCAGTACAAACTTAAGGATGTGTTTGACGAG GCTATTGTGGCTGCTCTCGAACCCCCCGCcccaaagaagaagtcgCACAAGTGCCTCGTCCTATAA
- a CDS encoding DNA ligase, protein MAPKQATLGKFFGAKNAPAPQQTKLSFSTKPKKEAVKQEEEEEEDAKVQSSPGSDKETKKRTRSKKTEPEPTQIKKEEVDDDSDGPVTKRARRTRKRVEEDEDDEMIEEPVEKKESVSPKKSKPSSPSPKSPKRSKAKPKAKATKEPITEETPESASEEASIASASEAEDEADVDENPETAAKAREKVQTKFKTKTKGPYPDWQPGTPVPYAALCTTFSLVEMTTKRLIIMEHCSLFLRQVMRLTPDDLLPTVLLMINKLAPDYAGIELGIGESLIMKAIGETTGRSLQVIKADQKDIGDLGLVAVKSRSTQRTMFKPKPLTVRGIHQGLMNIATVTGNGAQGRKVDGIKKLLAAADANSTGKVDITKDKGGPSEAKFIIRFLEGKLRLGLAERTVLVSLAQAIVAHEADAKGKAPSTTDLEKGEAILKTVYSELPSYDVIIPAILEHGIMNLRDNCKLRPGVPLKPMLAKPTKAITEVLDRFEGQKFTCEYKYDGERAQIHYVAKDAPQELNEASQGAAKEVAAGVASIFSRNSEDLSRKYPDILAKLHTWVKPDTKSFVLDCETVAWDVDEKKVLPFQQLMTRKKKDVKVEDVKVKVCVFAFDLLYLNGEAVVEKALRERRELLQTAFNPVEGEFAFATHMDGQELDEIQVFLDESVKASCEGLMVKMLDGDESGYEPSKRSRNWLKIKKDYLSGVGDSLDLVVLGAYYGKGKRTSVYGAFLLACYNPNSEKYETVCNIGTGFSEQVLEDLHMQLSEITIDRPKPFYSHSSGGQHQPDVWFEPKYVWEVKTADLTLSPRYKAGAQEGVDSSGTKGISLRFPRFIRVRDDKKADAATTSRQVAEMYRKQESVTKNKGPSVDDDFEY, encoded by the exons ATGGCACCTAAACAAGCGACACTCGG CAAATTCTTTGGAGCAAAGAATGCGCCAGCTCCCCAGCAGACAAAGCTTTCCTTCAGCACCAAGCCTAAGAAGGAAGCAGTGaagcaagaggaggaggaggaggaggatgcgaAGGTTCAGTCAAGCCCAGGCTCAGATAAAG AAACAAAGAAGCGAACTCGttcaaagaaaacagaacCCGAACCGACCCAAATTAAGAAAGAGGAAGTCGATGACGATAGCGATGGACCTGTCACCAAGCGAGCACGACGAACTCGGAAGCGAGtcgaagaggatgaggatgatgagatgattgaAGAGCCCGTTGAGAAAAAGGAATCTGTCTCTCCCAAGAAGTCAAAGCCGTCTAGCCCATCGCCGAAGTCACCAAAAAGGTCCAAAGCCAAGCCTAAAGCAAAGGCTACCAAGGAGCCCATCACCGAGGAAACACCCGAGTCTGCCTCAGAGGAAGCCTCAATTGCATCTGCTTCggaagcagaagatgaagcggatgttgacgagaacCCCGAAACTGCTGCCAAAGCTCGTGAGAAGGTTCAAACAAAATTCAAGACGAAAACTAAGGGCCCTTACCCCGACTGGCAGCCTGGTACCCCTGTTCCATATGCCGCTCTATGTACGACCTTCTCGCTTGTCGAGATGACCACCAAGCGTCTGATCATTATGGAGCATTGCTCCCTCTTTCTTCGTCAAGTCATGCGGCTGACACCTGATGATCTTCTACCCACTGTCCTGCTAatgatcaacaagctggCCCCTGATTATGCTGGCATCGAGCTGGGAATTGGCGAATCCTTGATCATGAAAGCTATCGGCGAAACCACCGGAAGAAGTCTCCAGGTGATCAAGGCTGACCAGAAGGACATTGGTGATCTTGGACTAGTAGCTGTGAAGAGTCGATCAACGCAGCGGACTATGTTCAAACCCAAACCTCTGACTGTCAGAGGTATCCACCAAGGCCTGATGAACATTGCTACCGTTACCGGAAACGGCGCTCAGGGCCGTAAGGTTGATGGTATAAAGAAGCTTCTTGCTGCAGCTGACGCAAACTCTACCGGCAAAGTTGATATTACTAAGGACAAGGGTGGACCAAGTGAGGCCAAGTTCATTATCCGATTCTTGGAAGGAAAGCTGAGACTTGGTCTTGCTGAAAGAACTGTCTTGGTTTCTCTTGCTCAAGCTATTGTTGCTCACGAAGCAGAcgccaagggcaaggcacCTAGTACTACCGATCTGGAGAAGGGCGAGGCAATTCTCAAGACAGTTTACAG TGAGCTCCCCAGTTACGATGTTATCATTCCCGCCATTCTTGAACATGGTATTATGAATCTACGAGATAACTGCAAGCTCCGACCTGGTGTACCACTGAAGCCCATGTTGGCTAAGCCGACCAAGGCCATCACTGAAGTTCTTGATCGATTCGAGGGGCAGAAATTTACGTGCGAGTACAAGTACGATGGTGAAAGAGCACAAATTCACTATGTGGCCAAGGATGCACCTCAGGAACTGAACGAAGCGAGTCAGGGCGCGGCAAAGGAGGTGGCAGCTGGTGTTGCTAGCATCTTCTCCAGAAATTCTGAAGATCTCTCCAGAAAATATCCCGATATCCTGGCCAAACTTCACACTTGGGTCAAACCTGATACCAAGAGCTTCGTCCTGGATTGTGAGACTGTGGCTTGGGATGTCGACGAAAAGAAGGTATTGCCCTTCCAGCAGCTCATGACACGCAAAAAgaaggatgtcaaggttgaagatgtcaaagtcaaggtcTGCGTGTTTGCATTTGATCTCTTGTATCTCAACGGAGAAGCTGTCGTTGAGAAAGCCCTTCGCGAGCGACGTGAGCTTCTGCAGACAGCTTTCAACCCAGTGGAGGGTGAATTCGCCTTTGCTACCCACATGGACGGCCAGGAGCTGGACGAGATCCAAGTTTTCCTAGACGAGAGTGTCAAGGCATCTTGCGAAGGTCTCATGGTGAAGATGTTGGACGGAGATGAGAGTGGATATGAGCCCAGCAAGAGAAGTCGCAACTGGCTCAAG atcaagaaggactATCTCTCAGGTGTTGGCGATTCgctggatcttgttgttctcggcGCGTACTATGGCAAGGGCAAGCGTACCTCTGTCTATGGCGCATTCCTTTTGGCCTGCTACAACCCCAACTCGGAAAAATACGAAACTGTCTGCAACATTGGAACAGGATTTTCCGAGCAGGTTTTGGAAGACTTGCACATGCAACTCTCCGAGATCACTATTGACAGGCCCAAGCCCTTCTACTCGCACTCTTCTGGTGGCCAGCATCAGCCTGATGTTTGGTTCGAGCCTAAATATGTGTGGGAGGTCAAGACAGCAGACTTGACCCTCAGCCCGCGTTACAAGGCTGGTGCTCAAGAAGGCGTTGACTCATCCGGTACCAAGGGTATCAGTCTTCGATTCCCACGTTTCATCCGCGTGCGCGACGATAAGAAGGCTGATGCTGCCACAACAAGTCGACAGGTTGCTGAAATGTACCGCAAGCAGGAGAGCGTGACGAAGAACAAGGGCCCCtcggttgatgatgatttcgAGTATTAG